Proteins encoded within one genomic window of Pigmentiphaga sp. H8:
- the leuC gene encoding 3-isopropylmalate dehydratase large subunit: protein MPRTLYDKLWDTHAFAAEPDGTCLLYIDRHLINEVSSPQAFEGLRLAGRVPWRADSCLAIADHNVPTTDRSQGIDDPFSRAQVGALEDNARTFGLTFFGMQDRRQGIEHVVGPEQGATLPGMTVVCGDSHTSTHGAFACLAHGIGTSEVEHVLATQTLIARKMKSMLVRVEGTLQPGVVAKDIVLALIGRIGAAGATGHAIEYAGSTIRALSMEGRMTICNMSIEAGARAGMIAVDDTTIDYLRGRPFSPSGGQWDQAVAWWRTLRSDDGAVFDTVVEIDAASILPQVTWGTSPEMVVAVDGKVPDPDTEADPVRREGMRKALAYMGLAANTPIADIALDKVFIGSCTNSRIEDLRAAAAVVKGRRKAPNIRLAMVVPGSGLVKAQAEQEGLDRVFIDAGFEWRESGCSMCMAMNADRLSPGERCASTSNRNFEGRQGAGGRTHLVSPAMAAAAAIAGRFVDVRAL from the coding sequence ATGCCGCGCACGCTCTACGACAAACTCTGGGACACGCACGCCTTTGCCGCCGAACCCGACGGCACCTGCCTCTTGTACATCGACCGGCACCTGATCAACGAGGTGTCCAGCCCACAGGCCTTCGAGGGCCTGCGGCTGGCCGGCCGCGTGCCGTGGCGGGCCGATTCCTGTCTGGCGATCGCCGACCACAATGTCCCCACCACCGACCGCAGCCAGGGCATCGACGATCCGTTCTCGCGCGCGCAGGTGGGCGCGCTGGAGGACAACGCCCGCACTTTCGGCCTGACCTTCTTCGGCATGCAGGACCGGCGCCAGGGCATCGAGCACGTGGTCGGCCCCGAACAGGGCGCGACGCTGCCGGGCATGACGGTGGTGTGCGGGGACTCCCACACCAGCACCCACGGCGCCTTCGCCTGCCTGGCGCACGGCATCGGCACCTCGGAAGTCGAGCACGTGCTGGCCACGCAAACGCTGATCGCGCGCAAGATGAAATCCATGCTGGTGCGCGTGGAAGGCACGTTGCAGCCCGGCGTGGTGGCCAAGGACATCGTGCTGGCGCTGATCGGCCGGATAGGCGCGGCCGGCGCCACCGGCCACGCCATCGAATACGCGGGCTCGACGATACGCGCGCTGTCGATGGAAGGCCGCATGACCATCTGCAACATGTCCATCGAGGCCGGCGCGCGGGCCGGCATGATCGCGGTGGACGACACCACCATCGACTACCTGCGCGGCCGGCCGTTCTCGCCGTCGGGCGGGCAGTGGGACCAGGCCGTGGCCTGGTGGCGCACGCTGCGCTCGGACGACGGCGCGGTGTTCGACACGGTGGTGGAGATCGACGCGGCCTCCATCCTGCCGCAGGTGACCTGGGGCACCTCGCCCGAGATGGTCGTGGCCGTGGACGGCAAGGTGCCGGATCCCGACACCGAAGCCGATCCGGTCCGCCGCGAGGGCATGCGCAAGGCGCTGGCCTACATGGGGCTGGCCGCCAATACGCCCATCGCCGACATCGCCCTGGACAAGGTGTTCATCGGCTCGTGCACCAATTCCCGCATCGAGGACCTGCGCGCCGCCGCCGCCGTGGTCAAGGGCCGCCGCAAGGCGCCGAACATCCGGCTCGCGATGGTGGTGCCCGGCTCCGGGCTGGTGAAGGCGCAGGCGGAACAGGAAGGCCTGGACCGCGTCTTCATCGACGCCGGTTTCGAATGGCGCGAATCCGGCTGTTCCATGTGCATGGCCATGAACGCCGACCGGCTCTCGCCGGGAGAACGCTGCGCCTCGACCTCCAACCGCAATTTCGAAGGCCGGCAGGGCGCCGGCGGCCGCACGCACCTCGTCAGCCCCGCGATGGCGGCGGCCGCGGCCATCGCCGGCCGCTTCGTCGACGTGCGCGCGCTGTAA
- a CDS encoding helix-turn-helix domain-containing protein, protein MGTHIGHAPQDVWGAMPGGPFGSQDVVSSDNVEQYTKLVSSQIARVEIGTASRNRFQHQIARTSVGPLNFIYIRSDPLEIHRTARCIERDNQNDYLVGINLVGNAVVSHPHQRTVVDAESLFLLDKAIPYRSTHDDATARMLVSVPRRLLESRLPDPSHFLSVTPSIRNGIGRLAAHHLGLLAQEGLLLNNNTRIQAIDMALDLVGLAFQGGEAAPDPEAGAPPQSSAILLSRAKAYLRCHLDDPDMDPATVAKAMNISKRYLHKLFSTADTTFGTWVREERLTRANAMLVDPRFDHISITEIALRQGFNDIPHFSRQFRARYGYPPRMARTDAIRMTQ, encoded by the coding sequence ATGGGTACGCATATCGGACACGCGCCGCAGGACGTGTGGGGCGCCATGCCGGGCGGGCCGTTCGGTAGCCAGGACGTCGTCAGTTCGGATAACGTCGAGCAGTACACCAAGCTGGTCAGCAGCCAGATCGCCCGGGTCGAGATCGGCACCGCCAGCCGCAACCGCTTCCAGCACCAGATCGCGCGCACCAGCGTCGGCCCGCTCAACTTCATCTACATCCGCTCCGATCCGCTCGAAATCCACCGCACGGCCCGGTGCATAGAACGCGACAACCAGAACGACTACCTGGTCGGGATCAACCTGGTGGGCAACGCCGTCGTCAGCCATCCGCACCAGCGGACGGTGGTGGACGCCGAAAGCCTGTTCCTGCTGGACAAGGCCATTCCCTACCGGTCCACGCACGACGACGCCACCGCGCGCATGCTGGTGTCCGTCCCGCGCCGCCTGCTGGAAAGCCGGCTGCCCGACCCCAGCCATTTCCTGTCGGTCACGCCCAGCATCCGCAACGGCATCGGCCGGCTGGCGGCCCACCATCTGGGACTGCTGGCGCAGGAAGGCCTGCTGCTGAACAACAACACGCGCATCCAGGCCATCGACATGGCGCTGGACCTGGTGGGACTGGCGTTCCAGGGCGGCGAGGCCGCGCCCGACCCCGAGGCCGGCGCGCCGCCCCAGAGCAGCGCCATCCTGCTGTCGCGCGCCAAGGCCTACCTGCGCTGCCACCTGGACGATCCCGACATGGATCCGGCCACGGTCGCCAAGGCCATGAACATTTCCAAGCGCTACCTGCACAAGCTGTTCTCGACCGCCGACACCACTTTCGGCACCTGGGTCCGGGAAGAACGCCTGACGCGGGCCAACGCGATGCTGGTGGACCCGCGCTTCGACCATATCTCCATCACCGAGATCGCGCTGCGCCAGGGCTTCAACGACATTCCGCATTTCAGCCGCCAGTTCCGCGCGCGCTACGGCTATCCGCCGCGCATGGCGCGCACCGACGCCATACGCATGACGCAGTGA
- a CDS encoding NAD-dependent protein deacetylase produces the protein MDVFASSSALAAFVGRHERLFVLTGAGCSTDSGIPDYRDADGQWKRTPPIDFQVFMRDDPARARYWARSMIGWRRFGKAGPNDTHRALARLEASGRMRLLVTQNVDGLHQAAGSRAVVDLHGRLDQVRCMHCVHREPRAVFQQRLEAMNPAWIALDAADAPDGDADLEAVDFSRFAVPPCPACGGILKPDVVFFGEQVPAPRVVTVLRALDEADAILVVGSSLMVHSGYRYVRAGAQAGLPVAAVNLGRTRADELLTLKVEQSCAETLAFMLADRAAA, from the coding sequence ATGGATGTATTCGCTTCTTCCTCCGCCCTGGCCGCGTTCGTGGGCCGGCACGAACGCCTGTTCGTGCTGACCGGTGCCGGGTGCAGCACGGACTCGGGCATCCCGGACTATCGCGACGCCGATGGCCAGTGGAAACGTACGCCGCCCATCGACTTCCAGGTCTTCATGCGCGACGATCCGGCCCGGGCGCGCTACTGGGCGCGCAGCATGATCGGGTGGCGCCGCTTCGGGAAGGCCGGGCCCAACGACACTCATCGCGCGCTGGCGCGGTTGGAGGCCAGCGGGAGAATGCGGCTCCTGGTCACCCAGAACGTCGATGGCCTGCACCAGGCGGCGGGCAGCCGCGCGGTAGTGGACCTGCATGGCCGGCTGGACCAGGTCCGCTGCATGCATTGCGTGCACCGCGAACCGCGCGCCGTGTTCCAGCAGAGGCTGGAGGCCATGAACCCGGCCTGGATCGCGCTGGACGCGGCCGATGCGCCGGATGGCGACGCGGACCTGGAGGCGGTGGATTTCTCCCGTTTCGCCGTGCCGCCCTGTCCCGCCTGCGGCGGGATCCTGAAGCCGGACGTCGTCTTCTTTGGCGAACAGGTGCCCGCGCCGCGCGTGGTGACGGTACTGCGCGCGCTGGACGAGGCCGATGCCATCCTGGTGGTGGGCTCGTCGCTGATGGTGCATTCCGGCTATCGCTACGTGCGCGCGGGCGCGCAGGCCGGCCTGCCGGTCGCGGCGGTCAACCTGGGGCGCACGCGCGCCGACGAGTTGCTGACCCTGAAGGTGGAGCAGTCCTGTGCCGAGACGCTGGCCTTCATGCTGGCGGACCGCGCGGCGGCATGA
- a CDS encoding response regulator: MRILLVEDEPELARWLSGTLARHAGFVVEWADDGVVAEKRLQVEDFDAVVLDLGLPGLDGRTLLARLRARDDRTPVLILTARDSLTERVTTLHEGADDFLPKPFNVAELEARLLALIRRSRGREHPRLACGSLVFDLAAQKFLLDNQPLALSPREHAVLRALIQRSGEPMTKQQILDRVFDDDRDVGLDAIEVIVHRLRKRLGDTGVRIVTLRGLGYSLEPA, translated from the coding sequence ATGCGCATCCTGCTGGTCGAAGACGAACCCGAACTGGCCCGGTGGCTGTCAGGCACGCTGGCCAGGCATGCCGGCTTCGTCGTGGAATGGGCCGACGACGGGGTGGTTGCCGAAAAGCGCCTGCAGGTCGAGGACTTCGATGCCGTCGTCCTGGACCTGGGACTGCCCGGACTGGATGGCCGCACGCTGCTGGCCAGGCTGCGCGCCCGCGACGACCGCACGCCGGTCCTGATATTGACCGCGCGCGATTCCCTGACGGAACGCGTGACCACCCTGCACGAAGGCGCGGACGATTTCCTTCCCAAGCCCTTCAACGTGGCCGAGCTGGAAGCCCGGCTGCTGGCGCTGATACGGCGCAGCCGGGGCAGGGAACATCCACGCCTGGCCTGCGGATCGCTGGTTTTCGACCTGGCGGCCCAGAAATTCCTGCTGGACAACCAGCCCCTGGCCCTGTCGCCCCGGGAACACGCGGTTTTGCGGGCCCTGATCCAGCGTAGCGGCGAACCCATGACCAAGCAGCAGATCCTGGACCGGGTATTCGACGATGACCGCGACGTCGGGCTGGACGCCATCGAGGTAATCGTCCACCGGCTGCGCAAGCGCCTGGGCGACACCGGCGTCCGTATCGTGACCCTGCGCGGGCTGGGATACAGCCTGGAACCCGCGTGA
- the leuD gene encoding 3-isopropylmalate dehydratase small subunit — MEKFDRLQGLVAPLDRGNVDTDAIIPKQFLKSIRRTGFGPNLFDEWRYLDQGEPGQDCSGRPLNPDFVLNEARYRGATILLARANFGCGSSREHAPWALQQYGFRAVIAPSFGDIFYNNAMQNGLLPVVLREDEVDALFALATREQPVQLLVDLQAQTVSGPDGSPSFGFDIAPFRKYCLLNGLDDIGLTLRKADQIRAFEDAHLRTYPWLSPARRSV; from the coding sequence ATGGAAAAATTCGATCGCCTGCAAGGCCTGGTCGCGCCGCTCGACCGCGGCAACGTCGACACCGACGCCATCATTCCCAAGCAGTTCCTCAAATCCATCCGCCGCACGGGCTTCGGCCCCAACCTGTTCGACGAATGGCGCTACCTGGACCAGGGCGAGCCTGGCCAGGATTGCAGCGGCCGTCCGCTGAATCCCGACTTCGTGCTGAACGAAGCGCGCTACCGGGGCGCGACCATCCTGCTGGCCCGCGCCAACTTCGGCTGCGGCTCCTCGCGCGAACACGCGCCGTGGGCCTTGCAGCAATACGGTTTTCGCGCCGTGATCGCGCCCAGCTTCGGCGACATCTTCTACAACAACGCGATGCAGAACGGCCTCTTGCCGGTGGTGCTGCGCGAGGACGAAGTGGATGCGCTGTTCGCGCTGGCGACGCGGGAACAGCCGGTGCAACTGCTGGTCGACCTCCAGGCGCAGACCGTGTCCGGTCCGGACGGCTCGCCCTCCTTCGGCTTCGACATCGCGCCGTTCCGCAAATACTGCCTGCTGAACGGCCTGGACGACATCGGCCTGACGCTGCGCAAGGCCGACCAGATCCGCGCCTTCGAGGATGCGCACCTGCGGACGTACCCCTGGCTGTCGCCCGCGCGCCGCAGCGTCTGA
- a CDS encoding LysR family transcriptional regulator produces MAADIIGPWVADIHLLTVLAETRSFTQAARRLGLSKASVSMRIVALERAAGVPLVQRTTRSVVLTDAGRELVADAAPAFERIDAGFTAVKDLSGTPRGTVRVTAPVALGRQHISPRLAAFFRGYPDVRIHLDLTDRFVNLAQEGYDLAIRHTAAAPESYVAWPLCETRSLLVASPAYLRRRGTPRHPRDLADHDCVLYLGPGADTWTFVPAGNAQADTLSVPVQGPLKANNSEVLRDAVLDGLGIGLLPDFSAAPAMRRLRPVLPDWRVQGFFGNQLYALRPWAPRVPRAVQCFVEYLRESMAPGFPLPD; encoded by the coding sequence ATGGCTGCCGACATCATCGGGCCGTGGGTGGCCGACATCCACCTGCTGACAGTGTTGGCCGAGACCCGCAGCTTCACCCAGGCGGCGCGCCGCCTGGGCCTGTCCAAGGCCTCGGTCAGCATGCGCATCGTCGCGCTGGAGCGCGCGGCCGGCGTGCCGCTGGTCCAGCGCACGACGCGTTCGGTGGTGCTGACCGATGCCGGCCGGGAACTGGTGGCCGACGCCGCGCCGGCGTTCGAGCGCATCGACGCCGGCTTCACCGCGGTGAAGGACCTGTCGGGCACGCCGCGCGGCACAGTGCGCGTCACCGCCCCCGTGGCCCTGGGCAGGCAGCACATCTCGCCACGGCTGGCGGCGTTCTTCCGCGGCTATCCCGACGTGCGCATCCACCTGGACCTGACCGACCGCTTCGTCAACCTGGCGCAGGAAGGCTACGACCTGGCCATCCGCCACACGGCGGCCGCGCCCGAAAGCTATGTCGCCTGGCCCCTGTGCGAGACCCGTTCGCTGCTGGTGGCCAGCCCCGCCTACCTGCGCCGGCGCGGCACGCCCCGGCATCCGCGCGACCTGGCCGACCACGACTGCGTGCTGTACCTGGGACCGGGCGCCGACACCTGGACCTTCGTTCCGGCCGGCAACGCGCAGGCCGACACGCTGTCGGTGCCCGTGCAAGGCCCCTTGAAGGCCAACAACAGCGAGGTCCTGCGCGACGCGGTGCTGGACGGACTGGGCATCGGCCTCCTGCCCGATTTCAGCGCGGCGCCCGCCATGCGCCGGCTCAGGCCGGTATTGCCGGACTGGCGCGTACAGGGTTTCTTCGGCAACCAGCTGTATGCGCTGCGCCCCTGGGCGCCACGCGTGCCGCGCGCGGTGCAATGCTTCGTGGAATACCTGCGCGAGTCGATGGCGCCGGGTTTCCCCTTGCCGGACTAG
- a CDS encoding LysR substrate-binding domain-containing protein, with product MSNLVRKLDLTSLRLFVAVCQERNIARAAEREAIAPSAVSRRIAEIEGVIGQPVIHRESRGISVTPIGEAVYRHAREVLADIERMEAELSQYATGAKGTIRIVGNMSSIVQFLPEDIAAFKRVFPDVDIQIDEQTSSEVLRSLTESDFDLGFSNKVPGIERLEHLPYRSDRLVLAVPRRHRLAKAPVVRLRDFMDENIVGMGQGTSLTQLLVKEAGRLGATLHVKISVSSLDALCRMVHVGLGVAVVPQHSGELYVGTLDLALVPIEEPWAARELFVVFRQREGLSAPAAALVDFLMSR from the coding sequence ATGAGCAATCTCGTCCGTAAACTCGACCTGACCTCGCTGCGCCTGTTCGTCGCCGTCTGCCAGGAACGCAACATCGCGCGCGCGGCCGAACGCGAGGCCATCGCGCCCTCGGCCGTCAGCCGCCGCATCGCCGAGATCGAAGGCGTGATCGGGCAGCCGGTCATCCACCGCGAATCGCGCGGCATCTCGGTCACCCCCATAGGCGAGGCCGTGTATCGCCACGCACGGGAAGTCCTGGCCGACATCGAACGCATGGAAGCCGAGCTGTCCCAGTACGCCACCGGCGCCAAGGGCACGATACGCATCGTCGGCAACATGTCGTCCATCGTGCAGTTCCTGCCCGAGGACATCGCCGCCTTCAAGCGCGTCTTCCCCGACGTGGACATCCAGATCGACGAACAGACCAGCAGCGAGGTGCTGCGCAGCCTGACCGAAAGCGATTTCGACCTGGGCTTCTCCAACAAGGTCCCGGGCATCGAGCGGCTCGAGCACCTGCCCTACCGCAGCGACCGCCTGGTACTGGCCGTGCCGCGCCGCCATCGCCTGGCCAAGGCGCCCGTGGTGCGCCTGCGCGATTTCATGGATGAGAACATCGTCGGCATGGGGCAGGGGACGTCGCTGACGCAATTGCTGGTCAAGGAAGCCGGACGGCTGGGCGCGACGCTGCACGTCAAGATCAGCGTCAGCAGCCTGGACGCGCTGTGCCGCATGGTCCACGTCGGCCTGGGCGTCGCGGTCGTGCCGCAGCACAGCGGCGAACTGTACGTGGGCACGCTGGACCTGGCGCTGGTCCCCATCGAGGAACCCTGGGCCGCGCGCGAACTCTTCGTGGTCTTCCGGCAGCGCGAAGGCCTCTCGGCCCCCGCCGCCGCATTGGTTGACTTCTTGATGAGCCGCTAA
- a CDS encoding CoA-acylating methylmalonate-semialdehyde dehydrogenase, which produces MSASIVHWVDGRKMPAQGSRVADVFNPATGAVSGQVALATAADVDAAVASARRAFPAWADVPPIRRARVMFRFLELLNRHKDELARAITAEHGKVFTDAQGEVARGIDIVEFACGIPQLLKTQFTDQVSTGMDNWTLRQPLGVVAGVTPFNFPVMVPMWMFPVAIAAGNSFVLKPSPIDPTPSLIMAELLKEAGLPDGVFNVVQGDKEAVDALLAHPDVAAVSFVGSTPIAQSIYETGARNGKRVQALGGAKNHMVVMPDADLDVAVDALVGAGYGSAGERCMAISVAVLVGDVADRIVPRLIERTHALKVKNGMELDAEMGPIVHAGAHRRISDYIGVGVEEGAQLLVDGRRFDAASAGAGCERGFWMGGTLFDHVKPGMRIYREEIFGPVLSCVRVPDFASAVELINAHEFGNGVSCFTSDGNVAREFGRRIQVGMVGINVPIPVPMAWHGFGGWKRSLFGDMHAYGEEGVRFYTKQKSIMQRWPSSIEKGAEFAMPIAK; this is translated from the coding sequence ATGTCCGCTTCCATCGTCCACTGGGTCGACGGCCGCAAGATGCCCGCGCAGGGATCGCGCGTCGCCGACGTCTTCAACCCCGCCACCGGCGCCGTCTCCGGCCAGGTGGCGCTGGCCACCGCCGCCGACGTCGATGCCGCCGTCGCCAGCGCCCGCCGCGCCTTCCCCGCCTGGGCCGACGTGCCGCCCATCCGCCGGGCGCGCGTGATGTTCCGCTTCCTGGAGCTGCTGAACCGCCACAAGGACGAGCTGGCCCGCGCGATCACCGCCGAGCACGGCAAGGTGTTCACCGATGCGCAGGGCGAAGTCGCGCGCGGCATCGACATCGTCGAATTCGCCTGCGGCATTCCGCAGCTGCTCAAGACGCAGTTCACCGACCAGGTTTCCACCGGCATGGACAACTGGACACTGCGCCAGCCGCTGGGCGTGGTGGCCGGCGTCACGCCGTTCAACTTCCCGGTGATGGTGCCGATGTGGATGTTCCCCGTGGCCATCGCCGCCGGCAACAGTTTCGTGCTCAAGCCCAGTCCCATCGATCCGACGCCTTCGCTGATCATGGCCGAGCTGCTCAAGGAAGCCGGCCTGCCCGACGGCGTGTTCAACGTCGTGCAGGGCGACAAGGAAGCGGTGGACGCGCTGCTGGCCCACCCCGACGTGGCCGCGGTGTCCTTCGTCGGCTCCACGCCCATCGCGCAAAGCATCTACGAGACCGGCGCGCGCAACGGCAAGCGCGTGCAGGCGCTGGGCGGCGCGAAGAACCACATGGTGGTCATGCCCGACGCCGACCTGGACGTGGCCGTGGACGCGCTGGTGGGCGCGGGCTACGGCTCGGCCGGCGAACGCTGCATGGCCATTTCGGTGGCGGTGCTGGTGGGCGACGTGGCGGACCGCATCGTGCCGCGCCTGATCGAGCGCACCCATGCGCTGAAGGTCAAGAACGGCATGGAGCTGGATGCCGAGATGGGCCCCATCGTGCATGCCGGCGCGCATCGCCGCATCAGCGACTACATCGGCGTGGGCGTGGAAGAAGGCGCGCAACTGCTGGTGGACGGACGCCGCTTCGACGCGGCCTCGGCCGGCGCGGGCTGCGAACGCGGGTTCTGGATGGGCGGCACGCTGTTCGACCACGTCAAGCCCGGCATGCGCATCTATCGCGAGGAAATCTTCGGCCCCGTGCTGTCCTGCGTGCGCGTGCCCGACTTCGCCTCGGCGGTCGAGCTGATCAACGCCCATGAATTCGGCAACGGCGTGAGCTGCTTCACCAGCGACGGCAACGTGGCGCGCGAATTCGGCCGCCGCATCCAGGTCGGCATGGTGGGCATCAACGTGCCCATTCCCGTGCCCATGGCCTGGCACGGCTTCGGCGGCTGGAAGCGTTCGCTGTTCGGCGACATGCATGCCTACGGCGAGGAAGGCGTGCGCTTCTACACGAAGCAGAAGAGCATCATGCAGCGGTGGCCGAGCAGCATCGAGAAGGGCGCGGAATTCGCCATGCCCATTGCCAAGTAG